The following proteins are encoded in a genomic region of Desulfosporosinus youngiae DSM 17734:
- a CDS encoding nucleotide triphosphate diphosphatase NUDT15, which translates to MRYKFCPHCGGKLSAKETLSLSRPKCLTCNRVFYQNPAVGVAAIIIRDKKILLGRRNSSYRDMWCIPCGYVEYYEDAREALIREIKEETNLEIKLGTVFDIHSNFHNPAQHTVGIWFLAEAYQGDIAPGDDIEALDFFSSAEIKAQNIVLAFPTDIKVLDALVNKGLIF; encoded by the coding sequence ATGCGGTACAAATTTTGCCCCCATTGCGGCGGAAAGCTATCCGCAAAAGAGACGCTTTCCCTCAGCAGACCGAAATGTCTGACTTGCAATAGAGTATTCTATCAGAATCCTGCTGTAGGAGTTGCTGCGATCATTATCCGTGACAAAAAGATACTTTTGGGGAGAAGAAATTCAAGCTATCGGGATATGTGGTGTATTCCCTGCGGATATGTGGAGTATTACGAGGATGCCAGAGAAGCCTTGATTCGGGAAATCAAAGAAGAAACCAATCTGGAGATTAAATTAGGTACGGTATTTGACATACATTCAAATTTCCATAATCCGGCTCAGCATACTGTCGGAATATGGTTTTTAGCGGAAGCCTACCAAGGGGATATAGCTCCCGGAGATGATATCGAAGCATTAGATTTCTTTTCAAGTGCAGAGATTAAAGCACAAAATATAGTGCTTGCCTTTCCTACAGATATCAAAGTATTAGATGCTCTTGTTAATAAGGGATTGATATTTTGA
- a CDS encoding ABC transporter ATP-binding protein has translation MIIETHALTKTYGNKTACDNINLAVDAGQVYGFLGRNGAGKSTCIKMLTGLVFPTSGSGTVLGRPLGDVSAREKMGYLPELFRYQDWMTGLDLLNFHAQLIRLKNKKDQIARVLKLVGLEGQEKYKVGSYSKGMQQRIGLACALLPDPQLVFLDEPTSALDPIGRKDVRDIIVALKNEGATVFLNSHLLSEVEAVCDSVTFIHKGTVVRSARMDELLMNKISLTIRAKGISDDLLSGINNQHESLQILADGSLTVSLTDYEEIPALAAALIANGATLYELTPHRETLETVFMQIVGEEGAPSLPY, from the coding sequence ATGATTATCGAGACACATGCTTTGACTAAAACCTATGGCAATAAAACGGCATGTGACAATATCAACCTTGCAGTAGATGCCGGGCAAGTCTATGGATTCCTGGGCCGTAACGGCGCCGGGAAAAGTACTTGTATTAAGATGTTAACCGGTCTTGTGTTTCCCACATCCGGAAGCGGCACTGTATTAGGCAGGCCCCTTGGGGATGTTTCCGCGAGAGAAAAGATGGGTTACCTCCCTGAACTCTTTCGATACCAGGATTGGATGACAGGGTTGGATCTGCTCAATTTCCACGCTCAATTAATCAGATTGAAAAATAAAAAGGATCAAATTGCCAGAGTCTTGAAGCTGGTAGGTCTTGAAGGGCAAGAAAAATACAAAGTGGGTTCGTATAGTAAAGGAATGCAGCAACGCATCGGGTTAGCCTGTGCGCTGCTGCCTGATCCACAACTGGTTTTCCTGGATGAACCGACATCTGCTCTGGATCCAATTGGCCGTAAAGATGTCAGAGACATTATCGTAGCTTTAAAAAATGAAGGAGCAACTGTCTTTCTAAACAGTCATCTTTTAAGTGAAGTAGAAGCAGTTTGCGACAGTGTTACGTTTATTCATAAAGGGACCGTTGTCAGATCCGCACGGATGGATGAGCTGCTCATGAATAAGATTTCCTTAACTATTCGGGCCAAGGGCATAAGCGACGATTTGTTGTCAGGGATAAATAATCAGCATGAATCCTTGCAAATACTAGCTGATGGCAGTCTAACCGTTTCTTTAACCGATTACGAGGAGATTCCTGCTCTGGCAGCGGCACTTATTGCAAATGGTGCGACACTTTATGAGTTAACACCCCATCGGGAGACGCTTGAAACGGTGTTTATGCAGATCGTGGGGGAGGAGGGAGCACCATCGCTGCCATATTAA
- a CDS encoding CcdC family protein has protein sequence MMLTKQFLVIASIVVSLLMVVVVNLVRLRNTKKPAAARTIILPPLFMATGAGMFILPMFRPTLLELISSVVMGMLFSIILIKTSKFEIRDNQIYLQRSKLFLAALIGLVALRMTGKIVLAETINIDPAQMSGIFFILAFSMILPWRISMFMEFRKLKRQLDNK, from the coding sequence ATGATGTTAACAAAACAGTTTTTAGTCATTGCATCAATCGTAGTGTCATTGTTAATGGTTGTTGTCGTCAATTTAGTACGGCTGAGAAACACAAAAAAACCGGCAGCCGCCAGAACGATCATTTTGCCGCCGCTTTTCATGGCTACCGGCGCGGGTATGTTTATCCTGCCAATGTTTAGACCAACATTACTTGAACTAATAAGTTCCGTTGTCATGGGAATGCTTTTCTCGATCATTTTAATTAAAACGTCTAAATTTGAAATTCGTGACAACCAGATCTATCTCCAAAGATCAAAGCTGTTTTTAGCAGCCTTGATAGGCTTAGTCGCTTTAAGAATGACCGGAAAGATTGTCCTTGCGGAGACCATCAATATTGATCCCGCGCAAATGAGTGGTATTTTCTTTATCCTTGCCTTTAGCATGATCCTGCCGTGGCGCATTAGCATGTTTATGGAGTTCAGAAAATTAAAGAGACAACTGGATAATAAGTAA
- a CDS encoding alpha/beta hydrolase has translation MKTSYKAGIVILTALVIITNIVGINIGNQYYQKVCMLNINPATTGLEYYKTSFNYERFTQLQSNKLWIESDFDYQLSGTYILNPEPTNNTVILVHGIGADRWEAMKYSDMYIDMGFNVLAYDSRKHGHSGGKDITLGFFEKTDLNNVVNWVKLVNPNGIIGVHGESLGAVTALLQAELDQTRRSVDFYVVDCPYSDLWDLMNIKLTGNLRPSFRLSGAFILFYANIIALTKSNFSLHAVSPITVISDIETPIMFIHGSNDTFIPASMSLELYLSKKGPKELYISSGAEHAMSYLTNKEEYVSKVKGFLAGHKLLGY, from the coding sequence ATGAAGACTAGCTATAAAGCGGGGATTGTAATTCTTACTGCTCTTGTAATTATTACAAATATTGTTGGAATCAATATCGGTAATCAATATTACCAGAAAGTCTGCATGCTAAATATAAATCCGGCAACTACAGGGCTTGAGTATTATAAAACCAGCTTCAATTATGAGAGATTTACCCAATTGCAGTCCAATAAATTGTGGATTGAATCAGATTTTGATTATCAGCTTTCCGGTACATATATATTAAATCCTGAACCGACCAATAACACTGTAATTTTAGTTCATGGCATAGGTGCTGACCGGTGGGAAGCCATGAAATATTCAGATATGTATATTGACATGGGCTTTAATGTTTTAGCCTATGATTCACGAAAGCATGGCCATAGCGGAGGGAAAGACATAACTCTTGGTTTTTTTGAAAAGACCGACCTCAACAACGTAGTAAATTGGGTCAAATTGGTTAACCCAAATGGGATTATAGGCGTGCACGGAGAATCTTTAGGGGCTGTTACTGCCCTGCTTCAAGCAGAGTTGGATCAAACAAGAAGGTCTGTCGATTTTTACGTAGTAGATTGCCCCTATTCAGATTTATGGGATTTAATGAATATTAAACTCACAGGTAATTTACGGCCCAGTTTCCGGCTTTCCGGAGCATTTATCTTATTTTATGCAAATATTATTGCCTTAACTAAGTCAAACTTTTCACTTCATGCAGTATCCCCAATCACTGTAATCAGCGATATTGAAACCCCCATAATGTTTATCCATGGCAGTAATGATACCTTCATACCAGCCTCTATGTCATTAGAATTATACTTAAGCAAAAAAGGCCCGAAAGAACTATATATCTCTTCTGGTGCGGAGCATGCAATGTCTTATCTTACCAATAAGGAGGAATATGTCAGTAAAGTCAAGGGATTTCTCGCCGGGCATAAGTTGCTTGGATACTGA
- a CDS encoding GGDEF domain-containing protein gives MNNTDAASTQLISILIIDIDRFKTINDTYGHINGDKVLQHLAKVLVEEIRCADVIGRLGGEEYAFSTRYLLTPITLTSCRIVTPLVALPNKLSIFNNHLNLICPITIEYIS, from the coding sequence ATAAATAACACTGATGCTGCTTCAACTCAGCTTATATCAATACTTATAATAGATATAGATAGGTTTAAAACTATAAATGATACATATGGTCATATAAATGGAGATAAGGTGCTTCAGCATCTTGCAAAAGTACTGGTAGAAGAAATTAGATGTGCAGATGTTATTGGCAGATTAGGTGGAGAAGAATATGCTTTTTCAACCAGATACTTGCTTACCCCTATCACTCTTACCAGCTGTCGGATTGTAACACCATTAGTTGCCTTGCCCAACAAGCTTTCCATTTTTAATAACCATCTTAACCTGATTTGTCCCATAACGATAGAATATATAAGCTAA
- a CDS encoding HAMP domain-containing sensor histidine kinase, with product MIKTLSNSIRAKGTLIAIGILFFSCLVSFALMTLLFLVLFHGDLSISEAHSVFGRFMFVTLILCVALGGSLLYFAIRKISDPIIRISNAAKEVAKGDFSIKMDYKSNDELGILVQNFNLMTTELGNMEYLRKDFISSVSHEFKTPLASIQGFAEMLQDKDLSEDDFQAYTTIIIEETKRLSHLSSNMLRLSKLDHQFIPERTKSFSLDEQIRRTIVLLEEKWSKKNLELNIDLDEIVYTGDEDLIQQIWLNLIENAVKFSAESGTIFIQAKKTPDMVVAEIKDQGVGISNIDQGRIFEKFFQGDKSHSKEGSGLGLAIVKKIVEIYDGDISFTSEIGQGTTFVVKLPLKKRES from the coding sequence ATGATTAAAACACTGTCAAATTCAATTCGCGCCAAAGGAACCTTGATTGCCATTGGAATCTTGTTTTTCTCCTGTTTGGTTTCCTTTGCTCTGATGACGCTACTTTTCTTAGTGCTCTTCCATGGCGACCTGAGTATCAGCGAAGCCCACTCGGTTTTTGGCCGGTTCATGTTCGTAACCCTGATTTTATGTGTGGCCTTAGGTGGCTCATTATTATACTTTGCCATTCGGAAAATTTCCGACCCTATTATTCGGATCAGCAATGCAGCTAAAGAAGTTGCTAAGGGGGATTTTTCGATAAAGATGGATTATAAGAGCAATGATGAGCTAGGTATTTTGGTTCAAAATTTTAACTTGATGACCACAGAACTCGGTAATATGGAGTATCTCCGGAAAGATTTTATTAGCAGCGTATCCCATGAGTTCAAAACCCCTCTTGCCTCTATTCAAGGCTTTGCTGAAATGCTTCAGGATAAGGATTTATCGGAAGACGATTTTCAAGCTTACACAACCATTATCATTGAGGAGACAAAGAGATTAAGCCATTTAAGTTCCAATATGCTGCGCCTTTCGAAACTGGACCATCAATTTATTCCTGAGAGAACAAAATCCTTTTCCTTAGATGAGCAGATTCGGCGGACAATTGTCCTTTTGGAGGAAAAATGGTCTAAGAAAAATTTAGAACTCAACATAGATCTTGATGAAATAGTTTACACAGGTGATGAAGACCTGATCCAACAGATCTGGTTGAACTTGATCGAGAATGCTGTTAAATTCTCTGCAGAATCGGGAACTATTTTTATTCAGGCGAAAAAAACTCCCGACATGGTCGTTGCGGAGATTAAGGACCAAGGGGTTGGGATATCCAACATCGATCAAGGACGAATCTTTGAAAAGTTTTTTCAAGGGGATAAATCCCATTCCAAAGAGGGCAGCGGTCTTGGTTTAGCCATTGTAAAAAAGATCGTGGAAATTTATGACGGAGACATAAGCTTCACAAGTGAAATAGGCCAAGGGACAACCTTTGTCGTCAAATTGCCCTTAAAGAAGCGGGAGTCTTAA
- a CDS encoding ABC transporter permease produces the protein MAAILITTLKEAIRKKTFIVMGVVTFLYLVFWTLMLNYFPNSSVTHGMGNQFRPFAIQMVTKMGFQFSAMLIALLTIMLGSGAIASELESGLIQGILSRPIHRYQYILGKLGGLMILACTYATLLFSLILVIGALFGLSTITSLTFSQILTGWLLYLLLPVAVLCLTLFGSVSLKAVSNGILMIFIYILGNVGGMVEMIGQYVNNNSVIGTGIFISLVSPFQTIYSTMERVMVPNSQLAASAMSAASLSGSGKPASVWMFVYIAVYMLGFVMLAIRKFSNKDIT, from the coding sequence ATCGCTGCCATATTAATCACAACCCTTAAGGAAGCCATTCGTAAAAAAACCTTTATCGTAATGGGTGTTGTCACCTTTTTGTACTTGGTATTCTGGACCTTAATGCTCAATTATTTTCCCAACTCATCCGTGACTCATGGAATGGGAAATCAATTCAGACCCTTTGCGATCCAAATGGTTACCAAAATGGGGTTTCAATTTTCTGCTATGTTAATAGCTTTGCTGACGATTATGCTTGGATCGGGTGCCATTGCCTCGGAACTGGAGTCCGGATTAATTCAAGGGATTCTCTCTCGTCCGATTCACCGCTATCAGTATATTCTTGGCAAACTCGGCGGACTGATGATTTTAGCCTGTACGTACGCGACGCTGCTTTTCTCATTAATTCTGGTCATCGGAGCCTTATTTGGGTTGAGCACCATAACCAGTCTGACGTTCTCTCAAATCCTTACAGGATGGCTGCTCTATCTTTTGCTGCCGGTCGCAGTCCTTTGCCTGACATTGTTTGGATCTGTGTCTTTAAAAGCAGTATCCAATGGAATCTTAATGATCTTTATATACATTTTAGGGAATGTTGGCGGAATGGTCGAGATGATCGGACAGTACGTGAATAATAACTCGGTGATTGGGACAGGAATTTTTATTAGCCTGGTTTCCCCTTTCCAAACGATTTATAGCACGATGGAACGGGTCATGGTTCCTAATTCTCAACTTGCGGCAAGTGCAATGTCAGCAGCCAGTTTATCCGGCAGCGGCAAACCGGCAAGTGTCTGGATGTTTGTATACATTGCTGTCTACATGCTCGGATTTGTGATGTTAGCGATCCGGAAATTTTCGAATAAAGATATCACTTAG
- a CDS encoding response regulator transcription factor — MFQILVVEDNKSLLMLMKARLEQAGYKVLQAENGQKALQILEEHHVDLMISDIMMPLMDGFELIESLREANFNLPILMVTAKEGFEDKEKGFRLGTDDYMVKPIDMNEMILRVAALLRRAKINNEHKIVIGELILDYDNLSINGPDLQIELPKKEFLLLFKLLSYPKRIFTRQQLMSEIWGLDTDIDERTVDSHIKKLRKKFEDRPEFKIVTIRGLGYKAEKIHD, encoded by the coding sequence ATGTTTCAAATATTGGTCGTCGAGGATAATAAAAGCCTGCTTATGTTAATGAAGGCCCGTTTGGAACAAGCGGGCTATAAAGTTTTGCAAGCTGAAAACGGTCAGAAAGCTCTCCAAATTCTTGAAGAGCATCATGTGGATTTAATGATTAGTGATATAATGATGCCCCTTATGGATGGTTTTGAACTTATTGAAAGCCTTAGGGAAGCCAATTTTAACCTGCCTATTTTAATGGTGACAGCTAAGGAAGGGTTTGAGGACAAAGAAAAAGGTTTCAGATTGGGTACAGATGATTATATGGTCAAACCCATCGATATGAACGAGATGATTTTGAGGGTAGCGGCTCTGTTGCGGCGGGCTAAAATTAACAATGAACATAAGATAGTTATCGGTGAACTCATCCTGGACTATGACAATTTAAGCATCAATGGGCCGGATCTTCAGATTGAATTGCCCAAAAAAGAATTTCTGCTGCTTTTCAAATTGTTAAGCTATCCAAAGCGAATTTTTACAAGGCAGCAGCTTATGTCGGAAATCTGGGGGCTGGATACGGATATAGATGAACGAACGGTGGACAGCCACATTAAAAAGCTTCGTAAAAAGTTCGAGGACAGACCGGAGTTTAAAATCGTCACAATTCGGGGACTTGGTTATAAGGCGGAAAAGATCCATGATTAA
- a CDS encoding DMT family transporter: MMKDILKANIAMVAVIIIWGISYVSIKVTVAEIPPITMALIRFAIASLILGIMIRRVEPQTKLDKSDLPKMFLGGIFGITIYFIFENIGVKLTTATNAVLIVSVVPIITITLDVLFFHGRISLIKLAGVTIALVGSYLAVTANGKVELNSAHFVGNILMIAAMLSWAFFTLINRTLQEKYSGFFLTTYQTIFGTLCFIPLSLIEYKEWALFSLIAFVNILFQAIFCSCIAYLLYNYALKRLDVALTTIYLNLIPVVGVLSGYLILKETVLPIQLIGGIITILAILIINFELGALRRTFSDKSHTLNSK; this comes from the coding sequence ATGATGAAGGATATTTTAAAGGCCAATATAGCAATGGTTGCTGTCATAATAATTTGGGGAATATCTTATGTCAGCATTAAGGTAACAGTTGCTGAAATTCCCCCTATTACCATGGCACTTATTCGTTTTGCCATAGCCTCCTTAATACTCGGGATAATGATCCGCAGAGTTGAACCTCAGACGAAGCTGGATAAGTCTGATCTGCCGAAAATGTTTTTAGGCGGAATTTTTGGCATCACCATTTACTTCATTTTTGAAAACATCGGAGTCAAACTCACCACAGCAACCAATGCTGTCCTGATCGTTTCGGTCGTTCCAATTATTACAATCACTTTGGATGTACTGTTCTTTCATGGCAGGATATCCTTGATAAAGCTGGCGGGGGTTACCATAGCTCTAGTGGGCTCTTACCTTGCCGTTACTGCCAATGGTAAGGTTGAACTGAATTCCGCTCATTTTGTCGGAAATATTTTGATGATTGCTGCCATGCTGTCATGGGCATTTTTCACGTTGATTAACAGGACGCTTCAAGAAAAATATTCAGGGTTTTTTTTAACGACTTACCAAACCATCTTTGGAACCCTGTGTTTTATCCCTTTATCACTCATCGAGTATAAAGAATGGGCATTGTTTTCTCTTATAGCTTTCGTCAATATTTTGTTTCAGGCAATTTTTTGTTCGTGTATAGCCTATTTATTATATAACTACGCCTTGAAGCGTTTGGATGTGGCATTGACGACCATTTACTTAAATCTGATTCCCGTCGTTGGGGTCCTCAGCGGTTACCTGATACTGAAAGAAACTGTTTTGCCCATCCAGCTTATCGGCGGGATAATAACAATTCTGGCTATATTAATCATTAATTTTGAGTTGGGAGCCCTTCGGCGGACGTTTTCTGATAAAAGCCATACGCTGAATAGCAAGTAG